In Vanessa atalanta chromosome 3, ilVanAtal1.2, whole genome shotgun sequence, one genomic interval encodes:
- the LOC125077031 gene encoding elongation factor Ts, mitochondrial isoform X1: MYFNELVNSVACFHNKFWMIFQLVRNFHTSHCYRAAESSLLAKLRKKTGYTIANCKKALEMHNNDSDKAEAWLNDQAQAMGWAKATKLAGRKALQGLVAVKFDKNHGVLVEVNCETDFVAKNDKFHKMLEDTTLACYKFAHTNLKSKGPITKLELDSEQLGNLSSDGGKKLSEVLALFIGSVGENAVLRRAECWKANSDDVKITAYTHPAPTTASDYSSGKYGALLAYKQPNDVEDIGKQICQHIVGCAPRKIGDKEKDKPAENSDDETCLIYQEYLLDPSYTIEEVLENNKIEILDYIRFSCGEVVEENMPGVEKQPLDTVQTLQ, from the exons atgtacttCAATGAATTAGTAAATTCAGTTGCATGTTTCCATAATAAGTTTTGG ATGATATTTCAATTAGTGAGAAATTTCCATACAAGCCATTGTTATCGAGCTGCAGAGTCTTCACTTTTGGCGAAACTAAGAAAAAAGACCGGATACACCATTGCTAACTGTAAGAAAGCCCTTGAAATGCACAACAATGATTCAGACAAG gCTGAGGCGTGGCTCAATGATCAAGCACAAGCGATGGGCTGGGCTAAAGCCACTAAGTTAGCTGGTCGTAAAGCACTTCAAGGTCTTGTAGCTGTGAAATTCGATAAGAATCATGGAGTTCTTGTGGAAGTAAACTGTGAAACAGATTTTGTTgcaaaaaatgataaatttcataAGATGCTTGAAGATACTACTCTAGCTTGTTATAAATTTGCACACACAAACTTAAAATCAAAGGGACCTATAACAAAG CTAGAATTAGATAGTGAGCAGTTGGGAAACCTTTCATCTGATGGGGGTAAAAAGCTTTCAGAAGTATTAGCTCTGTTCATTGGATCTGTGGGTGAAAATGCTGTTCTACGTCGTGCAGAATGTTGGAAAGCAAATAGCGATGATGTGAAAATAACAGCTTACACTCACCCCGCACCAACAACTGCGAGTGATTATTCAAGTGGTAAATATGGAGCCTTGCTGGCTTACAAACAACCCAATGACGTTGAAGACATTGGAAAACAGATTTGTCAACACATTGTTGGTTGTGCACCAAGAAAAATTGGTGACAAAGAAAAAGATAAACCAGCAGAGAATTCTGATGACGAAACATGCCTCATTTATCAAGAGTATTTATTAGACCCGTCATACACAATAGAAGAGGTactggaaaataataaaattgaaattttagatTACATAAGGTTTTCTTGCGGTGAGGTAGTAGAAGAGAATATGCCTGGTGTTGAAAAACAGCCCCTAGATACAGTTCAAACTTTACAGTAG
- the LOC125077031 gene encoding elongation factor Ts, mitochondrial isoform X3 codes for MIFQLVRNFHTSHCYRAAESSLLAKLRKKTGYTIANCKKALEMHNNDSDKAEAWLNDQAQAMGWAKATKLAGRKALQGLVAVKFDKNHGVLVEVNCETDFVAKNDKFHKMLEDTTLACYKFAHTNLKSKGPITKLELDSEQLGNLSSDGGKKLSEVLALFIGSVGENAVLRRAECWKANSDDVKITAYTHPAPTTASDYSSGKYGALLAYKQPNDVEDIGKQICQHIVGCAPRKIGDKEKDKPAENSDDETCLIYQEYLLDPSYTIEEVLENNKIEILDYIRFSCGEVVEENMPGVEKQPLDTVQTLQ; via the exons ATGATATTTCAATTAGTGAGAAATTTCCATACAAGCCATTGTTATCGAGCTGCAGAGTCTTCACTTTTGGCGAAACTAAGAAAAAAGACCGGATACACCATTGCTAACTGTAAGAAAGCCCTTGAAATGCACAACAATGATTCAGACAAG gCTGAGGCGTGGCTCAATGATCAAGCACAAGCGATGGGCTGGGCTAAAGCCACTAAGTTAGCTGGTCGTAAAGCACTTCAAGGTCTTGTAGCTGTGAAATTCGATAAGAATCATGGAGTTCTTGTGGAAGTAAACTGTGAAACAGATTTTGTTgcaaaaaatgataaatttcataAGATGCTTGAAGATACTACTCTAGCTTGTTATAAATTTGCACACACAAACTTAAAATCAAAGGGACCTATAACAAAG CTAGAATTAGATAGTGAGCAGTTGGGAAACCTTTCATCTGATGGGGGTAAAAAGCTTTCAGAAGTATTAGCTCTGTTCATTGGATCTGTGGGTGAAAATGCTGTTCTACGTCGTGCAGAATGTTGGAAAGCAAATAGCGATGATGTGAAAATAACAGCTTACACTCACCCCGCACCAACAACTGCGAGTGATTATTCAAGTGGTAAATATGGAGCCTTGCTGGCTTACAAACAACCCAATGACGTTGAAGACATTGGAAAACAGATTTGTCAACACATTGTTGGTTGTGCACCAAGAAAAATTGGTGACAAAGAAAAAGATAAACCAGCAGAGAATTCTGATGACGAAACATGCCTCATTTATCAAGAGTATTTATTAGACCCGTCATACACAATAGAAGAGGTactggaaaataataaaattgaaattttagatTACATAAGGTTTTCTTGCGGTGAGGTAGTAGAAGAGAATATGCCTGGTGTTGAAAAACAGCCCCTAGATACAGTTCAAACTTTACAGTAG
- the LOC125077284 gene encoding uncharacterized protein LOC125077284 — protein MYTEENSDRDDDCEDERLNESQNVIRKSLSTVGFRINPENQSARPLALRSTQSFTGTVEELRFCNNFQRLNVCNRVMTTPRLAAVCPCGCLMRPAATIPFRTRERNTLALHIVSPEVLNYHGYNFEPSHIAMFWKKDCRMFLWKGKTKKNLQDMNNK, from the coding sequence aTGTATACTGAAGAAAATTCTGATAGAGACGACGATTGTGAAGACGAACGTCTCAACGAAAGCCAAAATGTTATAAGGAAGTCTCTATCTACGGTTGGATTTCGAATCAATCCTGAAAACCAAAGCGCCAGGCCTTTAGCTTTACGTTCGACACAATCATTCACTGGGACAGTAGAAGAACTTCGATTTTGTAATAACTTTCAGAGACTAAATGTCTGTAATCGCGTTATGACCACACCCCGTCTAGCAGCGGTGTGTCCATGTGGGTGCCTCATGCGACCGGCAGCGACAATACCTTTTAGAACGAGAGAGAGAAATACATTGGCCTTGCACATCGTTTCTCCTGAAGTACTAAATTATCACGGTTATAACTTTGAGCCGTCTCACATAGCTATGTTTTGGAAGAAAGATTGCAGAATGTTTTTATGGAAaggaaaaacgaaaaaaaatcttcaagatATGAataacaaatga
- the LOC125077031 gene encoding elongation factor Ts, mitochondrial isoform X2, with amino-acid sequence MKQKIKTFSMMIFQLVRNFHTSHCYRAAESSLLAKLRKKTGYTIANCKKALEMHNNDSDKAEAWLNDQAQAMGWAKATKLAGRKALQGLVAVKFDKNHGVLVEVNCETDFVAKNDKFHKMLEDTTLACYKFAHTNLKSKGPITKLELDSEQLGNLSSDGGKKLSEVLALFIGSVGENAVLRRAECWKANSDDVKITAYTHPAPTTASDYSSGKYGALLAYKQPNDVEDIGKQICQHIVGCAPRKIGDKEKDKPAENSDDETCLIYQEYLLDPSYTIEEVLENNKIEILDYIRFSCGEVVEENMPGVEKQPLDTVQTLQ; translated from the exons atgaagcaaaaaataaaaaccttttccaTG ATGATATTTCAATTAGTGAGAAATTTCCATACAAGCCATTGTTATCGAGCTGCAGAGTCTTCACTTTTGGCGAAACTAAGAAAAAAGACCGGATACACCATTGCTAACTGTAAGAAAGCCCTTGAAATGCACAACAATGATTCAGACAAG gCTGAGGCGTGGCTCAATGATCAAGCACAAGCGATGGGCTGGGCTAAAGCCACTAAGTTAGCTGGTCGTAAAGCACTTCAAGGTCTTGTAGCTGTGAAATTCGATAAGAATCATGGAGTTCTTGTGGAAGTAAACTGTGAAACAGATTTTGTTgcaaaaaatgataaatttcataAGATGCTTGAAGATACTACTCTAGCTTGTTATAAATTTGCACACACAAACTTAAAATCAAAGGGACCTATAACAAAG CTAGAATTAGATAGTGAGCAGTTGGGAAACCTTTCATCTGATGGGGGTAAAAAGCTTTCAGAAGTATTAGCTCTGTTCATTGGATCTGTGGGTGAAAATGCTGTTCTACGTCGTGCAGAATGTTGGAAAGCAAATAGCGATGATGTGAAAATAACAGCTTACACTCACCCCGCACCAACAACTGCGAGTGATTATTCAAGTGGTAAATATGGAGCCTTGCTGGCTTACAAACAACCCAATGACGTTGAAGACATTGGAAAACAGATTTGTCAACACATTGTTGGTTGTGCACCAAGAAAAATTGGTGACAAAGAAAAAGATAAACCAGCAGAGAATTCTGATGACGAAACATGCCTCATTTATCAAGAGTATTTATTAGACCCGTCATACACAATAGAAGAGGTactggaaaataataaaattgaaattttagatTACATAAGGTTTTCTTGCGGTGAGGTAGTAGAAGAGAATATGCCTGGTGTTGAAAAACAGCCCCTAGATACAGTTCAAACTTTACAGTAG